In the Mastacembelus armatus chromosome 2, fMasArm1.2, whole genome shotgun sequence genome, one interval contains:
- the gbx2 gene encoding homeobox protein GBX-2, with the protein MSAAFSPSFMVMQRPLGSTTAFSIDSLIGGPPQPSPGHFVYTGYPMFMPYRSVVLQPPPPPPPSLQQALPSGHHPHPQIPSLQGGFCSSLAQGLTQSMALTSTLMASLPGGFSPSQQHQDAARKFGSQALHAVFDKTQELRLDAEDGKSFLQGKESAALQAFHDTDTPVQTFWFCVLAGRAHKEDPKEDECGRKDESFSMDSDLDYSSDDNLTSMCHKDDGDGGGGGLDDGPHLHGSTGGGTGAGGGAGSGGGKNRRRRTAFTSEQLLELEKEFHCKKYLSLTERSQIAHALKLSEVQVKIWFQNRRAKWKRVKAGNVNNKSGEPSRNPKIVVPIPVHVSRFAIRSQHQQMEQARP; encoded by the exons ATGAGCGCGGCGTTCAGTCCGTCCTTCATGGTGATGCAGCGGCCACTCGGAAGCACCACCGCCTTCAGCATCGACTCTCTGATCGGGGGCCCCCCGCAGCCCAGCCCGGGACACTTCGTCTACACCGGCTACCCGATGTTCATGCCGTACCGGTCGGTGGTGCTGCAGCCGCCGCCCCCGCCTCCTCCATCCCTGCAGCAGGCTCTCCCGTCCGGCCACCACCCGCACCCGCAGATCCCGAGCCTTCAGGGCGGCTTCTGCTCCAGCCTAGCGCAGGGCCTGACGCAGAGCATGGCGCTCACCTCCACGCTCATGGCGTCGCTGCCCGGCGGGTTCTCCCCGTCCCAGCAGCACCAGGACGCGGCGAGGAAGTTCGGTTCGCAGGCGCTGCACGCCGTCTTCGACAAAACTCAGGAGCTGCGCCTGGACGCGGAGGACGGAAAGAGTTTCCTACAGGGCAAAGAGTCCGCGGCGCTGCAGGCTTTCCACGACACGGACACACCGGTGCAGAC TTTCTGGTTCTGTGTCCTCGCAGGCAGAGCTCACAAAGAAGACCCCAAGGAGGACGAGTGCGGCCGGAAAGACGAGAGTTTCTCCATGGACAGTGACCTGGACTACAGCTCCGATGACAACCTCACCTCCATGTGCCACAAAGACGACGGGGACGGCGGCGGCGGAGGCTTGGATGACGGCCCGCACCTGCACGGCTCCACCGGCGGCGGCACCGGAGCGGGCGGCGGAGCGGGGAGCGGCGGCGGGAAGAACCGGCGGCGGCGGACGGCGTTCACCAGCgagcagctgctggagctggagaaggagttCCACTGCAAGAAGTACCTGTCGTTAACCGAGCGCTCCCAGATCGCGCATGCGCTGAAGCTCAGCGAGGTGCAGGTGAAGATCTGGTTCCAGAACCGGCGCGCCAAGTGGAAACGCGTCAAAGCCGGGAACGTCAACAACAAGTCCGGGGAGCCGTCCCGGAACCCCAAAATAGTCGTCCCTATCCCGGTGCACGTGAGCCGCTTCGCAATAAGGAGTCAGCACCAGCAGATGGAGCAGGCCAGACcgtag
- the vps16 gene encoding vacuolar protein sorting-associated protein 16 homolog, whose product MAFITANWNPLGEAFYRKTELYDMCWTVGDGLRDSLVAAAPYGGPIALLREPHRRSPSSRPQLEIYSASGVVITSFPWKSGPVVQLGWTVSDELLCIQEDGSVLIYDLFGSFKRHFTMGQEVVQSQVLEVKVFHSPYGTGVAIVTGSSRFTLATNIDDLKLRRLPEVPGLQGKPSCWVVLTQDRQTKVLLSNGPELYILDNTSCTAVCPPGFSPQAGSIVHMCVSFSYKYLALFTDTGYLWTGSSDLQDKLSETNTKKTSPPKQMVWCRRPKSQQPSVVLLWDRLLIVAGICNDTIQFPIEEPCVLVGEIDGVRIISSTNQELLQEVPLVCQDIFKIASMAPGALLLEAHREYEKLSQKADEYLREIKEQSMLGEAVKQCVEAAGHEYDSNTQKSLLRAASFGKCFLTDFSPDVFVSTCRELRVLNAVRESGVGLPLTHTQFKQMTLQVLIDRLVYRQFYPLAIEICRYLKIPDYQGVSRVLKHWASCKVQQKDLSDTAIAQVICVKVGDSPGVSYSHIAAKAYECGRTELAIKLLDFEPRSGEQVPLLLKMKRSQLALSKAVESGDTDLVYTVVSYLKNEMNRGDFFMTLRNQPVALSLYRQFCKLQEQDTLKDLYNQDDDHQELANYHVTASYREKRLDSRLSVLQSAVDEYNKAKNEFAAKATEDEMRLLRFQRKLDDEKGAGLLGLSLQATMEALLSLGLHKQAEQLYRDFRVPDKRYWWLKLKALAEKEEWEELEKFSKSKKSPIGYLAFVEVCMKHNNKFEAKKYVSKVTPEQKVKAHLAVGDQEGAADVAIERRNDAEIGAVLSKCPASNHLLIDRLNRARAAATKK is encoded by the exons ATGGCCTTCATCACTGCCAACTGGAACCCGCTGGGAGAAGCGTTTTATCG taaaacagagctGTACGACATGTGCTGGACCGTCGGTGATGGACTCAGAGACAGTCTGGTGGCTGCAGCTCCATATGGAGGACCAATAG ctcTCCTCAGAGAACCTCACAGACGTTCTCCAAGTTCTCGTCCTCAGTTAGAGATTTATTCTGCGTCTGGAGTCGTCATCACCAGCTTCCCT tggAAGAGCGGGCCTGTGGTCCAGTTGGGTTGGACGGTCAGTGATGAGCTGCTGTGCATTCAAGAGGACGGATCAGTTCTAATCTACGACCTTTTTGGATCCTTTAAGAGACACTTCACTATGGGTCAG GAAGTGGTCCAGAGTCAGGTGTTGGAGGTCAAGGTGTTCCACTCTCCTTATGGAACAGGTGTTGCCATAGTAACAGGCTCCTCGCGCTTCACCTTGGCAACAAATATTGATGACCTGAAGCTCCGCAGGTTACCTGAAGTCCCAG GTCTGCAGGGGAAGCCTTCCTGTTGGGTCGTCCTCACTCAGGATCGTCAGACTAAAGTTCTGCTGTCCAATGGACCTGAACTCTACATCCTGGACAACACATCCTGCACTGCTGTG TGTCCTCCAGGTTTCAGTCCTCAGGCCGGCAGTATAGTCCACATGTGCGTGTCTTTCAGTTATAAATACCTGGCTCTCTTCACTGACACAGGATACCTGTGGACGGGCTCGTCCGACCTCCAG GACAAGCTAAGTGAAACCAACACCAAAAAGACGTCACCGCCCAAACAGATGGTCTG GTGTCGCAGACCGAAGAGTCAGCAGCCGTCTGTGGTGTTGTTGTGGGACAGGTTGCTCATAGTAGCTGGCATCTGTAACGACACCATCCA ATTCCCTATCGAGGAGCCGTGTGTGTTGGTGGGAGAAATAGACGGGGTTCGGATCATCAGTTCGACCAATCAGGAGCTGCTTCAGGAGGTTCCTCTGGTCTGTCAGGACATCTTCAAAATCGCATCAATGGCTCCTGGAGCTCTGCTATTGGAGGCCCACCGGGAGTACGAG aagTTGAGTCAGAAGGCTGACGAGTACCTGAGGGAAATCAAGGAGCAAAGCATGCTGGGAGAAGCAGTCAAACAGTGCGTGGAGGCGGCAGGTCATGAATACGACAGCAACACCCAGAAATCCCTGCTAAGG GCGGCGTCTTTTGGAAAGTGTTTCCTGACAGACTTCAGTCcagatgtgtttgtgtccacctgCAGAGAACTCCGAGTCCTGAACGCCGTCAGAGAGAGTGGCGTTGGTCTGccgctcacacacactca ATTCAAACAGATGACTCTACAGGTGTTGATAGACAG gttGGTGTATCGACAGTTTTATCCGTTAGCGATAGAAATCTGCCGTTACCTGAAGATTCCTGATTATCAGGGGGTCAGCAGAGTCCTCAAACACTGGGCTTCATGCAAG GTGCAGCAGAAGGACCTATCAGACACAGCTATAGCCCAGGTGATTTGTGTGAAGGTGGGAGACTCACCTGGCGTTTCGTACTCTCACATCGCAGCTAAAGCTTATGAGTGTGGACGCACCGAGCTTGCTATCAAG CTGTTGGATTTCGAACCTCGGTCCGGAGAGCAGGTCCCTCTGCTgctgaagatgaagaggagcCAGCTGGCGCTCAGCAAGGCTGTGGAGAGTGGAGACACTGACCTGG TGTACACGGTGGTGAGTTACCTGAAGAACGAGATGAACAGAGGAGATTTCTTTATGACCCTGAGGAACCAGCCGGTGGCGCTCAGCCTGTACAGACAG TTCTGTAAGCTGCAGGAGCAGGACACCCTGAAGGACCTTTATAATCAGGACGACGATCACCAGGAGCTCGCAAACTACCACGTTACTGCCAGTTACAGAGAAAAG AGGTTGGACAGCCGTCTGTCTGTCCTGCAGAGTGCTGTGGATGAGTACAACAAAGCCAAGAATGAGTTTGCTGCAAAG GCCACAGAGGACGAGATGCGTCTCCTTCGATTTCAGAGAAAACTGGATGATGAGAAGGGGGCGGGGCTACTAGGACTGTCTCTACAG GCAACCATGGAGGCGCTGTTGTCTTTAGGACTTCACAAACAGGCAGAACAACTTTACAGAGATTTCAGGGTACCTGACAAAAG GTATTGGTGGTTGAAGCTGAAGGCACTGGCAGAGAAGGAGGAGTGGGAGGAGCTAGAAAAATTTTCAAAGAGCAAGAAGTCTCCGATTGGTTACCTG GCATTTGTTGAAGTGTGCATGAAGCACAACAACAAGTTCGAAGCCAAGAAGTACGTTTCCAAGGTGACACCTGAGCAGAAGGTCAAGGCTCACCTGGCAGTGGG tgACCAGGAGGGGGCGGCAGATGTTGCGATAGAGCGAAGGAATGACGCTGAGATCGGGGCGGTCCTGTCCAAATGCCCCGCCTCCAACCACCTGCTGATTGACAGGTTGAACCGAGCCAGAGCTGCTGCCACCAAAAAGTGA
- the rgn gene encoding regucalcin isoform X2 produces MSSVKVESVVKASALVGEGPVWEESEQTLLFVDIAGRKIHRWNSTTNQVKSVETGDMVGFAVPRRSGGYVAGVGRSIVSLDWSTQAMTSLVEVDEDKPNNRLNDGKVDPTGRLLAGTMGKEQRPAEVQKQQGSLFSVTSDLTVTKRLSQVDISNGLDWSLDQKTFFYIDSLFLSVDAFDYDSNTGHLGNRRVVYHMEKGEGLPDGMTVDADGRLWVACYNGGRVINIDPATGVRLQTVSLPVMKITSCCFGGPDYSDLYVTSASLGLDQSESSQQPLAGHTFRVRGLGVKGRPANSFSG; encoded by the exons ATGTCATCTGTGAAGGTTGAGAGTGTGGTGAAAGCCAGTGCTCTGGTTGGTGAAGGGCCTGTGTGGGAGGAGTCAGAGCAGACACTTCTGTTTGTCGACATCGCTGGGCGGAAAATCCACCGCTGGAATTCAACGACCAATCAGGTCAAGTCTGTGGAGACAG gGGATATGGTGGGATTTGCTGTTCCTCGTAGATCAGGTGGTTATGTCGCAGGTGTGGGTCGCAGCATTGTTTCTCTTGATTGGTCGACCCAAGCGATGACATCATTGGTGGAGGTTGACGAGGACAAACCGAACAACCGACTCAACGACGGAAAGGTTGATCCAACCGGGCGGCTGCTGGCAG GTACGATGGGGAAGGAGCAAAGACCTGCAGAAGTTCAGAAGCAACAAGGATCTCTGTTCTCTGTGACGTCGGACCTCACTGTGACCAAACGCCTGAGTCAG GTGGACATATCTAATGGGCTGGACTGGTCTTTGGATCAGAAGACGTTTTTCTACATTGACAGTTTGTTTCTGAGCGTCGACGCCTTTGACTACGACTCAAACACTGGACATCTTG GTAACCGTCGTGTGGTGTACCATATGGAGAAAGGGGAGGGGCTTCCTGATGGCATGACCGTTGATGCTGATGGGCGACTGTGGGTGGCGTGTTATAATGGAGGACGGGTCATCAACATAGACCCTGCTACTG GTGTACGACTGCAGACGGTCTCACTGCCAGTGATGAaaatcacttcctgttgtttcgGTGGTCCGGATTACTCTGACCTCTATGTGACCTCAGCCAGTCTGGGTCTcgaccaatcagagagcagtCAGCAGCCGCTGGCCGGGCACACCTTCAGG GTGAGAGGACTCGGGGTCAAAGGTCGTCCAGCAAACTCTTTCTCTGGATAA
- the rgn gene encoding regucalcin isoform X1 — translation MSSVKVESVVKASALVGEGPVWEESEQTLLFVDIAGRKIHRWNSTTNQVKSVETGDMVGFAVPRRSGGYVAGVGRSIVSLDWSTQAMTSLVEVDEDKPNNRLNDGKVDPTGRLLAGTMGKEQRPAEVQKQQGSLFSVTSDLTVTKRLSQVDISNGLDWSLTCLSVPVCLSLRWTCLMGWTGLSSVCLSVPVCLSLRWTYLMGWTGLSPVCLSVPVSQVDISNGLDWSLTCLSVPVCLSLRWTCLMGWTGLSSVCLSVPVCLSLRWTYLMGWTGLSPLSVCLYLSLRWTYLMGWTGLSSVCLSVPVCLSLRWTYLMGWTGLSPVCLSVPVSQVDISNGLDWSLVCLSVPVCLSLRWTYLIGWTGLSPVCLYLSVSLSGGHI, via the exons ATGTCATCTGTGAAGGTTGAGAGTGTGGTGAAAGCCAGTGCTCTGGTTGGTGAAGGGCCTGTGTGGGAGGAGTCAGAGCAGACACTTCTGTTTGTCGACATCGCTGGGCGGAAAATCCACCGCTGGAATTCAACGACCAATCAGGTCAAGTCTGTGGAGACAG gGGATATGGTGGGATTTGCTGTTCCTCGTAGATCAGGTGGTTATGTCGCAGGTGTGGGTCGCAGCATTGTTTCTCTTGATTGGTCGACCCAAGCGATGACATCATTGGTGGAGGTTGACGAGGACAAACCGAACAACCGACTCAACGACGGAAAGGTTGATCCAACCGGGCGGCTGCTGGCAG GTACGATGGGGAAGGAGCAAAGACCTGCAGAAGTTCAGAAGCAACAAGGATCTCTGTTCTCTGTGACGTCGGACCTCACTGTGACCAAACGCCTGAGTCAG GTGGACATATCTAATGGGCTGGACTGgtctctcacctgtctgtctgtacctgtctgtctctctctcaggtggacATGTCTAATGGGCTGGACTGGTCtctcgtctgtctgtctgtctgtacctgtctgtctctctctcaggtggacATATCTAATGGGCTGGACTGgtctctcacctgtctgtctgtctgtacctgTCTCTCAGGTGGACATATCTAATGGGCTGGACTGgtctctcacctgtctgtctgtacctgtctgtctctctctcaggtggacATGTCTAATGGGCTGGACTGGTCtctcgtctgtctgtctgtctgtacctgtctgtctctctctcaggtggacATATCTAATGGGCTGGACTGGTCTctcacctctgtctgtctgtctgtacctgTCTCTCAGGTGGACATATCTAATGGGCTGGACTGGTCtctcgtctgtctgtctgtctgtacctgtctgtctctctctcaggtggacATATCTAATGGGCTGGACTGgtctctcacctgtctgtctgtctgtacctgTCTCTCAGGTGGACATATCTAATGGGCTGGACTGGTCtctcgtctgtctgtctgtacctgtctgtctctctctcaggtggacATATCTAATAGGCTGGACTGGTCTCTCACCTGTTTGTctgtacctgtctgtctctctctcaggtggacATATCTAA